A single window of Populus nigra chromosome 17, ddPopNigr1.1, whole genome shotgun sequence DNA harbors:
- the LOC133676443 gene encoding calcium-transporting ATPase 4, plasma membrane-type-like — MDNLLKDFEVEHKNPSEVALRRWRKAVSIVKNPSRRFRMVADLDKRSEAEGKKRSIQEKIRTALYVRKAARLFLDAENAAGRPEYKISDEIKEAGFGIDPDELTSVVRDHDIMGLKTNGGVDGIAQKVSVSLDEGVHTSDVSTRQKIYGFNRYKEKPPRSFFMFVWEALQDLTLIILMICALVSIGVGIATEGWPKGMYDGLGIILSIFLVVMVTAISDYNQSLQFRDLDREKKKISIQVIRDGRRQEISIYDLVVGDVVQLSIGDIVPADGIYISGYSLVIDESSLSGESEPVNIYESKPFILSGTKVQDGSGKMIVTAVGMRTEWGKLMETLNQGGEDETPLQVKLNGVATIIGKIGLAFAVLTFLVLTGRFLVEKAIHKEFTDWSSSDALTLLNYFAIAVTIIVVAVPEGLPLAVTLSLAFAMKKLMDEKALVRHLSACETMGSATCICTDKTGTLTTNHMVVDKIWICEKTEDIKCSNSESILEMEISESVLSLLFQVIFQNTACEISKDENGKNTILGTPTEKALFELGLLLGGDFDSQRKEFQMLNVEPFNSVRKKMSVLVALPGGELRAFCKGASEIVLKMCDKILDDSGKVVPLSEEQILNISDIINSFASDALRTLCLAYKDLDDPVYDGSIPDFGYTLVAVVGIKDPVRPGVKDAVQTCLAAGITVRMVTGDNINTAKAIAKECGILTEDGVAIEGPEFRIMSPQQMREIIPKIQVMARSLPLDKHKLVTNLKNMFKEVVAVTGDGTNDAPALHEADIGLAMGIAGTEVAKENADVIIMDDNFRTIVNVAKWGRAVYINIQKFVQFQLTVNVVALVINFVSACFTGSAPLTAVQLLWVNMIMDTLGALALATEPPNDGLMKRAPVGRGASFITKTMWRNIFGQSIYQLIILAVLQFDGKRLLRLRGPDATEIVNTVIFNTFVFCQVFNEINSRDIEKINIVRGMFSSWIFLGVMVITVAFQVIIVEFLGTFASTVPLSWQMWLLCIVIGAVSMPIAVVLKCIPVERENPKQHDGYDALPSGPDLA, encoded by the exons ATGGACAATTTACTGAAGGATTTTGAAGTGGAACACAAGAATCCATCGGAAGTCGCCTTAAGAAGATGGAGAAAAGCTGTTTCTATTGTCAAAAATCCTAGCCGGCGTTTCCGCATGGTCGCCGATCTCGATAAGCGATCTGAAGCCGAAGGCAAAAAGCGGAGCATCCAG GAAAAGATACGAACCGCTCTTTATGTCAGAAAGGCAGCTCGTCTGTTTCTTGATG CTGAAAATGCTGCTGGTCGACCTGAATACAAGATTTCAGATGAGATTAAAGAAGCAGGTTTTGGAATTGATCCAGATGAACTTACATCCGTTGTTCGTGATCATGATATTATGGGTCTTAAAACAAATGGCGGAGTTGATGGGATTGCGCAGAAAGTCTCTGTCTCGTTGGACGAAGGTGTTCACACAAGTGATGTATCTACCAGACAAAAGATTTATGGCTTCAACCGTTACAAGGAGAAGCCTCCTCGAagcttttttatgtttgtttgggAAGCACTGCAAGACTTGACATTGATTATCCTTATGATATGTGCTTTGGTTTCTATAGGTGTAGGAATAGCCACCGAAGGGTGGCCAAAGGGCATGTATGATGGATTGGGAATCATACTTAGTATATTCTTGGTAGTCATGGTTACTGCAATAAGTGATTACAATCAATCCTTACAATTTAGAGACTTggatagagaaaagaaaaagatttctATTCAAGTGATAAGAGATGGGAGAAGACAAGAGATCTCCATTTATGACTTGGTTGTTGGAGATGTTGTCCAATTATCTATTGGAGACATAGTTCCTGCTGATGGGATTTACATATCAGGATACAGCTTGGTGATTGATGAGTCAAGCTTGTCAGGGGAGAGTGAACCAGTGAATATATATGAAAGTAAACCTTTTATTCTATCAGGAACCAAAGTGCAGGATGGGTCAGGAAAGATGATAGTGACTGCAGTTGGTATGAGGACTGAATGGGGAAAACTGATGGAAACTCTAAATCAGGGTGGAGAAGATGAGACCCCACTTCAGGTGAAGTTGAATGGTGTTGCTACAATCATTGGAAAGATTGGTTTGGCATTTGCTGTGCTTACATTTTTGGTATTAACTGGAAGGTTTCTGGTGGAGAAAGCGATTCATAAGGAGTTCACAGATTGGTCTTCAAGTGATGCATTGACGCTTCTTAACTACTTCGCTATTGCTGTCACCATTATTGTCGTTGCTGTTCCTGAAGGATTACCTTTGGCAGTGACTTTGAGTCTTGCCTTTGCAATGAAGAAACTCATGGATGAGAAGGCACTTGTGAGGCATCTTTCTGCTTGTGAGACAATGGGTTCTGCTACCTGCATCTGCACAGATAAGACAGGGACGTTAACCACAAACCACATGGTGGTTGATAAGATATGGATATGTGAAAAAACTGAAGATATTAAATGTAGTAACAGCGAAAGCATTTTAGAAATGGAAATATCTGAAAGTGTATTAAGCCTCCTGTTTCAggttatatttcaaaatactgCCTGTGAAATAAGTAAAGATGAAAATGGAAAGAACACGATTTTGGGAACACCAACAGAAAAAGCACTCTTTGAACTTGGCTTGCTTTTGGGTGGTGATTTTGATTCACAACGCAAAGAGTTTCAGATGCTCAACGTTGAGCCCTTCAATTCAGTCAGGAAGAAGATGTCTGTGCTAGTGGCACTTCCAGGTGGAGAGCTACGAGCATTCTGCAAAGGTGCATCAGAAATCGTATTAAAAATGTGTGACAAGATACTTGATGACAGTGGAAAAGTCGTTCCTCTTTCTGAAGAACAGATATTGAACATATCGGATATTATAAACAGCTTTGCCTCTGATGCTCTGAGAACTCTATGCTTGGCTTATAAGGATCTAGATGACCCAGTTTATGATGGCAGCATCCCTGATTTTGGCTATACGTTGGTAGCAGTTGTTGGAATCAAGGATCCAGTGCGTCCTGGAGTCAAGGATGCTGTTCAGACTTGTTTGGCAGCTGGCATAACAGTTCGTATGGTAACTGGTGATAATATAAATACAGCTAAAGCTATCGCCAAAGAATGTGGAATACTTACTGAGGATGGTGTGGCCATAGAAGGACCAGAGTTCCGTATCATGTCTCCTCAGCAGATGAGGGAAATCATTCCCAAAATTCAG GTAATGGCTCGGTCTTTGCCTTTGGATAAGCACAAATTGGTAACTAATTTGAAGAATATGTTTAAAGAGGTGGTAGCGGTAACTGGTGATGGGACCAATGATGCTCCCGCATTGCATGAGGCTGACATTGGACTAGCTATGGGCATAGCAGGAACAGAG GTTGCAAAAGAAAATGCTGATGTTATCATAATGGATGACAATTTTAGGACCATTGTAAATGTTGCTAAATGGGGTCGTGCGGTCTACATAAACATTCAAAAGTTTGTGCAATTCCAGCTAACAGTTAATGTTGTTGctcttgtaattaattttgtttctgcGTGCTTTACAG GATCTGCTCCCCTGACTGCTGTGCAATTGCTTTGGGTTAACATGATTATGGACACACTTGGCGCATTGGCGCTAGCTACAGAACCTCCAAATGATGGGCTGATGAAAAGGGCTCCTGTAGGGAGGGGTGCAAGTTTCATTACAAAGACCATGTGGAGGAATATATTTGGTCAGAGCATTTATCAGCTGATCATCCTTGCAGTTCTCCAATTTGATGGGAAGCGCCTATTACGACTTAGAGGCCCAGATGCTACCGAGATTGTCAATACTGTGATATTCAACACTTTCGTGTTTTGCCAG gtgtttaatgaaataaacagCCGTGATATAGAGAAGATAAACATAGTCCGGGGCATGTTCAGCAGCTGGATATTTCTAGGTGTTATGGTTATAACAGTAGCATTCCAAGTAATCATAGTCGAGTTCCTGGGAACTTTTGCAAGCACTGTGCCCTTAAGCTGGCAAATGTGGCTACTCTGCATCGTAATTGGAGCTGTTAGCATGCCTATCGCTGTTGTCCTAAAGTGCATCCCTGTTGAAAGAGAGAATCCTAAGCAACATGATGGTTACGATGCCCTTCCCTCTGGTCCAGACCTGGCTTAA
- the LOC133677581 gene encoding protein NLP2-like gives MDEHSSSSPNPTFGIFSGNPTNWDLMDEILYQGWAENDGEFSFLQQGPSISNVLYDHPSLYMPFMGSNNLSIASNQQDYQEETERHCHGNPPLDYPKSMELVQTEPQVEDSVDTSTSLLHTTSYRVEAAGLGVEWQMVPRVNPVTSFSVKERAMQAIRYLKNCIHFKDSLIQIWLPVEKEGKKVLATIDQPYFVNPSCKSLASYRNVSVAYHFQVEGDAKFSVGFPGRVFLEKLPEWTPDVRLFRSEEYPRRDHAVQHNIRGSLALPLFKQGSETCLGIVEILTTTEKITYRPELEDIRKALKAVDLRSSEDFCSPGVKTCNGLNQVAVPELSEIVKSVCKTYGLPLALTWALCSRQGKGGRQQFAEKSGACISTVDSACFLADRDFSGFHMASFEQYIFLGQGIVGRAFTTQKQCFANDITSFSKKDYPLAHHAKIFGLHAAIAIPLRSIATGLVEFVLELFLPIDCKNNEEQKKMWDLLPIAIQQVCWSLQVVMDKGLDNGENQSFESSPSKQPPLDESSWISRMVEAQKKSKSFCVTWGYPKEPKEEFKMITHWDESAVELDHKQVISELGQLQQNSRTNSNTEGDGVSSAFGRHLSFGSRKTGKKRRTKTDIQTISLEVLRQYFAGSLKDAAQSLSVCPTTLKRICRQHGITRWPSRKIKKVDHSLRKLQQVIDTVQGAKGAIQIESFYSAFPELSSTKLSSHAPSSSFRRSDSSKHFDSPPDDTIFSGTTSKSHSSPCSRSSCSSNCCSARAQQHVATVITGSSNGNGGLPAETSNGVLKRTSSSELAEFYSLNNEGEPDFLSRSYIHKTRTINEQIHQSLLETQPQFGQSRRGGDVFRVKAIYGVEKVRLFLQPNWGLSDLQQEIGKRFKIDDFTGIGLKYMDDDGEWIRLTRDDDLEECKETHKFCQSNTIKLSLYKYSTAFGCRGSC, from the exons ATGGATGAACACAGTTCCTCTTCCCCTAATCCTACGTTCGGGATCTTCTCAGGAAATCCCACGAATTGGGATTTAATGGATGAGATCTTGTATCAAGGATGGGCCGAGAACGATGGAGAGTTCAGCTTTCTGCAGCAAGGTCCCTCCATCTCTAATGTTCTATATGACCACCCTTCACTATATATGCCTTTTATGGGGTCTAATAACTTGAGTATAGCCTCAAACCAGCAGGATTATCAAGAAGAAACAGAAAGGCATTGCCATGGAAATCCACCTCTAGATTATCCTAAAAGCATGGAACTTGTTCAGACTGAACCTCAGGTTGAGGATTCTGTGGACACTTCCACATCTTTACTGCACACTACAAGTTATCGAGTAGAAGCCGCTGGATTGGGTGTCGAATGGCAGATGGTGCCGAGGGTAAATCCAGTGACTTCATTTTCTGTGAAGGAGAGAGCAATGCAAGCCATTAGATACTTAAAAAATTGTATCCATTTTAAAGATAGTCTTATCCAGATTTGGCTACCTGTGgagaaagaagggaaaaaagtcCTTGCTACTATTGATCAGCCATATTTCGTCAATCCGAGTTGTAAGAGTCTTGCAAGTTATAGAAATGTTTCAGTTGCCTATCACTTCCAAGTAGAAGGGGATGCGAAATTTTCTGTAGGGTTCCCCGGTCGGGTTTTCTTGGAGAAGCTGCCTGAGTGGACTCCTGATGTACGTCTATTCAGAAGTGAAGAATATCCGCGTAGAGATCATGCAGTACAACATAACATTAGAGGGTCTCTTGCACTCCCTCTTTTCAAACAAGGAAGTGAGACTTGCCTGGGCATAGTTGAGATTTTAACTACTACTGAGAAGATAACCTATCGTCCAGAACTAGAAGACATCCGCAAAGCTCTCAAG GCTGTTGATCTAAGAAGTTCTGAAGACTTCTGCTCACCTGGTGTGAAG ACTTGCAATGGATTAAATCAAGTTGCAGTGCCTGAGTTATCAGAGATTGTGAAATCTGTTTGCAAGACATATGGATTACCCTTAGCTCTAACATGGGCTCTATGTAGCCGGCAAGGTAAAGGTGGACGCCAGCAGTTTGCTGAGAAGTCTGGCGCTTGTATATCTACCGTGGATTCTGCTTGCTTTTTGGCCGATAGAGATTTTTCAGGTTTTCACATGGCAAGTTTTGAGCAATACATTTTCCTAGGCCAAGGGATTGTGGGGAGGGCATTcacaacacaaaaacaatgtttcGCGAATGATATAACTTCCTTCAGCAAGAAAGATTATCCTCTGGCTCACCATGCCAAGATATTTGGTCTTCATGCTGCCATAGCGATTCCCCTGCGAAGCATTGCTACCGGATTAGTTGAATTTGTCTTGGAGTTATTCTTGCCAATAGATTGCAAAAACAATGAAGAACAAAAGAAGATGTGGGATTTATTGCCTATTGCCATACAGCAGGTTTGCTGGAGTTTACAGGTTGTCATGGACAAGGGGCTTGATAATGGAGAAAATCAGAGTTTTGAATCATCACCTTCGAAACAACCTCCATTGGATGAATCATCTTGGATTTCCCGTATGGTGGAGGCCCAAAAGAAGAGTAAAAGTTTCTGTGTCACATGGGGCTATCCAAAAGAGCCTAAAGAAGAGTTCAAGATGATAACTCATTGGGATGAATCTGCGGTGGAATTAGACCATAAGCAAGTAATTTCGGAGTTGGGTCAACTTCAGCAAAATTCTAGAACCAATAGCAATACCGAGGGTGATGGAGTTTCTTCTGCTTTTGGCAGACATCTCTCATTTGGCAGCAGAAAAACAGGTAAGAAGAGACGGACCAAGACAGATATCCAGACAATCAGCTTGGAAGTTCTTCGACAATACTTTGCAGGGAGCCTCAAAGACGCTGCTCAAAGCCTCAGCG TTTGCCCTACTACTCTCAAAAGAATATGCAGACAACACGGTATCACGCGATGGCCTTCTCGAAAGATCAAGAAGGTTGACCATTCCTTGCGAAAACTCCAGCAGGTGATTGACACAGTCCAAGGTGCTAAGGGTGCCATTCAGATTGAATCTTTCTACTCAGCCTTCCCAGAACTGAGCTCTACAAAACTTTCAAGTCATGCTCCTTCTTCATCATTCAGGAGGAGTGACAGTTCAAAGCACTTTGATTCTCCACCTGATGATACTATCTTTTCTGGCACTACCTCAAAATCCCATTCCTCTCCGTGTAGTAGGAGCTCTTGTTCAAGTAACTGTTGTTCTGCTCGAGCACAACAGCATGTCGCCACCGTTATAACTGGCTCAAGCAATGGAAATGGCGGTTTACCAGCAGAAACCTCGAATGGGGTTTTAAAGAGGACTAGCAGTAGTGAATTAGCAGAATTTTATTCCTTGAATAACGAAGGAGAACCAGACTTTCTCTCACGATCATATATCCACAAAACAAGGACAATCAATGAGCAGATTCATCAAAGTCTGCTAGAAACTCAACCACAGTTTGGCCAGAGTAGACGAGGAGGAGATGTCTTCAGAGTTAAAGCCATTTATGGAGTAGAAAAGGTTAGGTTATTCTTGCAACCAAACTGGGGTTTAAGTGACTTGCAACAAGAGATTGGTAAACGTTTCAAGATAGATGATTTCACTGGCATTGGCCTCAAGTATATGGATGATGATGGGGAATGGATTCGTTTGACCCGTGATGATGATCTCGAGGAGTGCAAAGAGACACACAAATTCTGTCAAAGCAACACAATCAAGCTATCCCTTTACAAATATTCTACTGCATTTGGTTGCCGAGGTTCATGTTAA